The Setaria viridis chromosome 9, Setaria_viridis_v4.0, whole genome shotgun sequence sequence ACAAATTTAATTATATTGGGCTTTGGGTCTATCCATCGCCGTCGGCCCGGTCTAGTAAAACAGCAAACGAGGCACGGCCCAGCACCGAAACTCAAAGCATCCCCCTCGCCGCCGAATCCGCCTCCATCCATTCCTCCGGCGGTCCGGCCGCAACAAAGAGCAAGCCAGCAAGGCAATCCAGCTAGACGGAACTCTTCCCtcgccctcctcgtcctcctcctccgccacccccaaCTCCCTGTCCCCTCCACTGGTGCTGGATCGAGGCGGAGCGGAGCACCAGCCGAACCTGGCCACCTGGGATTCATTTCTTCTGTTGGTAAGGAGACCTAACTCGCTTGGATGATTTTTCTTAGAGGGGATTTTGTTTCCGGAGATATTTCAACCGCAATGAGAAAGGGAATGCAAATCTTTCTATCACCATTAGTTTGCACGGAATTTATTTGCTGCTCAGTGGAGTAGCAATAGCGATCTAAACGTCTAATTCTTCCGGCCATCGTTCTGGTCCGGTCGGATGAGGCTCTAGTTCTTCAGGGTGCCCAAGATCTTTCTAAGTTGATGCCACTGGACCCGGGATTCAAGTTCAGGCGCGAAATATTTTCGAAAATTTGAGAGTTCAACTAAACCCCCCAACACTCATCAATTCCGTGCTTTAATCTTGAGCAAGTCCACCTTTTCAGTTTCTTCAGTTATGGTTGTTGTTTTATGCTGAAACAGTATTATTTTCTCCGTGCAACAGAGAGTGTTATTCATCCTGGGCCTGGAATATGAGAAGATTCTTCCCATTCCGCTCGTTCACAAGCAGTGCTGGGAATGGCAAAGCAGCACCGGCAAATGATGCCATGAACGAGAACAAAGTCGATGAAGGTGGCACCAGCAGCGCTTCCCGATCTCCTGGTGCACGGTCATTCCGATCAAGAAGCCGGCACCGTGCATCCAGGAATGAGGAATCGTCCCATCCACAGCTCAGGCGGTCCTTTTCATTTTCATCATCGGTCATTGATCGTTCCTTGGATGAACGGATGATGAGTTACTCACGTGATATTCCGTGTTCTATGTCCAATGATTCTGATGCGCCTGGTCATTTCGGTGAAGTGGAGTAAGTAACTAAAGTTCACATTTCAGCTATACTAGCAGTTCAAATATTGGAACTTCACTATTGTGGAAATGGATGCTCTtggaaacaaaaataaaaaaaagaaaaagaaaaaaagagataaaaCACCATTTACTGTTTTTCTGTAGCTGTTTGGCCATTTGTTTGCAACTTATATTTGTTATGTCAACTGAATTTGGTGACATTATCATCGCACTGTAGCAGAGCTATCGGTTTGTAGtgcatatgcatcttgtgtaTCTACAATTATTGCTAATTCAAGTTACTAACATCTAGCAGACATGCTCTTCATGAAATTTATTCACTTTAAGTTCATAACTAACGCTCTacatcttcttttctttgttgtgGACATAATTTGCAGCAACATTCAACTTGTtcttttaatttaatttatgtGTTCTATAACATTATTGTTAGAAAATCTTCTTCGAGACTCACTATTATGATAATAGCCGGAGCACCTTACATGGATGATATTCTATTTGGCATGCCTGAAAATATTACTAACAAAGGTCATTATCTGCAGGTGCTACACATGGTCTCCAGAAAAACACCCCAGCAGAAGAGAATACACAACAAAGGTGCCAAATTCACATGGATTCCATGAAACGGACTCATCTCATTCAAGATGCCTGTCATGCTCAAAAGGACACTCTCCTGTTAGTTCTCCTGTTGCATTAAAATCCAGGTCTGCTAGGTTTACCAATTTATTGAATAAGAATGAGGCGCTAGATCTGTACATTGATGCTGAGCAAGAGGTTACCAGACTAAATGAACACAACCAGAAATTCCCCATCCGATCTACAGCTCCTTATTTGGGACAGGGACGGCCACCACGGCCACATTCTACAGCTCCATCTTCACCAAAATTGTGTAAAGAGATTATTGAAAGCCCCTCCAACATTGATATTGATGATGCCTGGCACTCCCAACTTGCTGAGGGGACCAACAGCACCCGCAAGGTTGCATCTATGTGTAATGGAGGTAGCCATGATGCAAGACATTTTAAAGTATCTTCTGAGAGGCTTTCACATTTTGAAGAGTCCAGATCACAAACTATGACTGCTGTGGAAGATATCTATGAGGACTTGCAAGATGTACGGCCTCCGTCTCCATTCTTCTACAGCACTTCAACGGATCATGTTGCCAGTGCTACCTCAAGATATTTTGCCACTGATGTTAGTTGCCATGAGGAGTCTCATGGTGTTCATGGTTTCAGCTTGGAACAAGACACTGACGAAAAGTTGCTTCAAAGAGCTAAAGAAGTTGATGCATGCTTTATGGTTCCTCCAGTAGAAAACAGTAAGTTTAAAACACTCAGGGACAAGAGGTTGGATTCAACTGAAATGTTGCAACTCATTCAGGATCTCACTGAAGATAGAAAAAGGTTGGCATCTGAATTATCTTCTCAGATTAAGGCACGTCTTACTGAAAGATTTGCATCCAGAGAAGAATATAAGAGATCCAAGTTAGAATTACAAACTAGAACTAGAAGGCTGGAAAAGGAGAAGATCGACATACAAAGTACCTTGGAGAGGGAATTAGATAGAAGGTCAAATGATTGGTCAGTCAAACTGGAGAGATTTCAATCTGAAGAACAAAGACTAAGGGAAAGGGTAAGAGAGCTTGCAGAGCAGAATGTGTCATTTCAGAGAGAAATTACTTCGCTTGAATCGTACAAAGTTGATGCTACTAGTAGGATTAAAAGTCTAGAGCTGCAAAACAAGCATCTGGACAATGAGTTACAGAAAATAAAAGATGACTGTGACAATCTTCACAAGTCCTTAGTAGAATCGCATGATAACCTTGCTCAAGCTACGGAGGAAAGGGACAAAGTCCGAGAATTTTTAAGAGACAAAGAGGAGGGCAATAAGGTGTCACGCAAAATTATTGCAAGATTACAAAGAGCATCTAACGAACAGGAGAAAACAATAACTGGCCTAAGACAAGGATTCAGCACTGAATTAGAAAAGAGAGCTGCTGGAAATAGTGATATAACAAACAGGATGCAAATGGAACTTAACAGACTTACCGGGGTTGAGCAAAATCTGAGAAAAGAAATTCAGTCCTGTACCCTTGAGATGGAGTCTCTTAGGCAAGAGAATGTAGGGATTTTAAATCGTCTACAAAGGAGTGAAGATGGAGCAATTTTTCCCACAATTCGTCTTGACCAGGAGCTTCATGCTAGAGTGGACAGTTTGCAGACACAAGCTTTATCATTACTTGATGATGCTAGCCAACTTTGTGCCAAGTTGTTGGAATTGATCAAATCAAAGAGTAGGGAGAACATCAATGATGTTCATGCATTAGTAGACATTGAGCACACTCTAAAGTACCAGAGCATGAAAGGAGGAATTGAGAATGTAAAACAGAGTCTGCATACAATCAAATCTCTGTTGATGGAGAAGCAAAACAAAGAAGAGACTAGACAAAGTGCTGGAGATTGTCTTCTGGGACAAGAAAAGTTATCCTGGGTACGACCTATATTTGAGTTTCTTATGTTTAAAAATAATATCTTAGTCTTGGTATCTTAATCTCTTTAGATGTTGTTAGTGGTATTATGACTTTCATTTGGAGAATATGATAACATTTTCTTGCAAGTCATATTGTAATAAGCTAATCCTGTGTGTCGGTGTTTCTTTTGTACAATATGAAAAGACATTTTCTGAGCATGGAGCTAAGTTGTTGAGACAAAATTATAACTTGGGCAACTTAAGCCATCATAAGAAGCTAAAACAATTCACGTTTTTGTATTTTCTTATGCAGGATTGCATTGAAATTAAGCTAAGAGAAGAAGCTATGATCAGTAGAGTACTAAAGGAGAAGCTACTGTCCAAGGAACTACACATTGAGCAATTGCAGTCAGATCTAGCAGCTTCACATAGGATCCAAGATGTATTGCAAAATGAGATCCAGAGAGTTCAAGATGAACTACGTTGCCTTACACACAAGTCCAAGCATTTGGAAGTTCAGGTCATCCTGCCCCCTGAAAAGCATTTTTTAAACAATATTTCTCCCTTGTCAAATGGGTTTTAGGTCGTGTCACCGTGCGCACTATTTGTCATTCTGACTAGGTCTTCAACTAAATATCATCTAAAAAATTCCTGACATATGTTGTTTCTATCTTCATTAATTATCCTTCTAAAGGTGGATAGTCAAATGTTGCTATCTATATTCTTCAACTTGGTTCTGTTAATATCGTACGCCCGCCCATGATTCCGATGTCATCTTTGGTTTTGACTTTGCACATTGCAGGTTTGGAAGAAAGATGGGACAATTAGCCAGATCGAGCAGGATTATCAGGAATCCGCTAAGGAGCTAACTGCTCTTCGGTGCATGCTCAAAACAGTAAACGATGAAAGGGATGTCTCATGGCAGGAATCGGAACAGCTGAGAAGAACTGTCAATGGCTTGCAAAATGAAGTTGCTTCGTTGAAGCAGAAGATTACATCGCTTAATGAGGATATATTGCTTAAGGAAAGCGAGATACTGCTTCGGGAGGGTGAGATTTCAATATTACAGGACAGTATTGACAAGCCATTTGACATCATCTGCAGCCCTCAGTCAATGAAGCAATTCGGCATGGAGTAAATTTGCGCAGAATAAAGAGCAGGACTTGATTTTGAAATAGATGTTATTTCCCTTTTTGTACAAAGATAGTAGCATTTATCACTCTTTACATAGAGTTCATATGCTTGTGAACGCTGAACCACAGCTTATAAGGTGAGTTTAGCCAATACAATTCTACATATCTTCCACCCTTGGTCTCATGGTACTGCTCCGTTGCGTGCAAGGACAACCCAGAGGATGCATGAAGCTTTCTGGAACCAGTACAAAGGGCAACTACTGATTCCATGCTCCTGGAAGAGTAGCGCAAATCTTGAAATGGTTCAAGGTGGTGTAAGCAACTGGAATCAAACTTTAGGTTCTGCTCTCAAGTTGCACAACTATCAAAGGATTAAGCATAAAATTGTATCTCAGCCATTTTCCACAAAAAGAAAAGCATGCTGTTTAACGAATCAAGTGAACAGCATGGCATTGTGTCTTGTACATACATCACATTGAAATATTTCTTTCAAGGTTACAAATGATCACACGATCTCTTGCTGCATGATGCTGGATTTTGGATAGACCAATAAACTCTTCTGTCATAAAAATCTTTTCTGAAGTGCCAAACTTTGCAGGGTGTCAGCAATCAACAAATGTGGGTGCTCTTTCAGACTACAAAAGATGGTATCCATTAGTAATAACAGACAAGCTGAACAGTAAACTACGTGATGAACCCTAAACTAATTTTACAGTCAAGGTCTGTATGCCTGCGCTCCTCAGATCCTCCGCGTTATGCTTGTAGTCCAGCTAAACAAACCAGTCACTGTTGAGGTATTCGTACTGGTCTGTGAGGCCTTGGCGCTGAAACACGCAGACAGGAGAAAAATTATCATAATATTGAAGGTTAAATGACAtgaaaagaattttttttgttttatgccAACATGAAATGGAGACTCATCAAATATACAAAATGATGGAGAGGCTAACCATGCTTTCTATGTGGCATCAGAAAAGTTTCTATATCTACTTTTTAACACAATAACACCAATATATGGCGCTCAATTCTCTGCATGATCATGAGGTGCTTAAGAAAATGAATCATACTAATTGTGTAACAAGGCCAGCAAAAATCATGAGGCCAAACTGGGCAGAATCTAAATTAAGCAACACAGATATTTTAACTTAGGACCCGCATGAGAAGTCTATGCACAACAATAATTCTAGAAAACATCGTATAATAGGTACATGCAAAAGAACATACCATTCGGGTTTCCCTGCTCATAGAAACACCTAAAAAGTGCCACTGCCTCTTCAGCCATGATCCCTCCAGTGCATTTGAAACCTTTTGGTTTAGGGGGTTGGCTCCTAGCAAAACAAACACGATGTTGGCCATACACTTTGTTGGTGCCATAAAACCATGCATCACAAGTACGAAAATCGAAAGATCAAGCAAGTTCATCTTGCATTAAACGTGACACTGCACGCGGCACACTGAAATACCAGCAAAAATGAGAGCACAGAATTATCATGCTCTCATGAGTATATGTAGCTTTTCAAGCATGTTGTTCCATGCATATAAAGCTTTTCGAGCATGTTATTCCATGTTGCCTTCTGCTTACCCTGACAAATCATCTGAAGTAGAGCCCTTGTGCAGCGACATGATTGATCCGCACCCTCCAAATTTGTCGTTGGCGCAACCAAAGTATACTTCTCTTATTCCTAACCAAAGAAATTGAAACAAACTAAAAACATAACTCTTATACTACGAAGTAGCTTATACAGGATAAGATATACGATTAAAACACTTATGAATTCATACCAAGTATCGACAATGCCGTTGCACACATTATACAGGGTTCACACGTGACAAAAAGGTCGCATCCTGCAAATTTCTCCGCAACCTGCGCCTGGTCAAAACCCATCCTCTGCCACTCCTGAAGCAGAACATCAATGGCTTCCATCTCAGCGTGTCTGGTAGCCTAGCAGTACGAACAATCACAAGGTAATGCCATAGGCAAAAGAACACAGAAACACCTTTAAAGCAGACATCTCCAGGCTCCAGCAAAAATGAGAAGAGCAAACGT is a genomic window containing:
- the LOC117838764 gene encoding uncharacterized protein is translated as MRRFFPFRSFTSSAGNGKAAPANDAMNENKVDEGGTSSASRSPGARSFRSRSRHRASRNEESSHPQLRRSFSFSSSVIDRSLDERMMSYSRDIPCSMSNDSDAPGHFGEVECYTWSPEKHPSRREYTTKVPNSHGFHETDSSHSRCLSCSKGHSPVSSPVALKSRSARFTNLLNKNEALDLYIDAEQEVTRLNEHNQKFPIRSTAPYLGQGRPPRPHSTAPSSPKLCKEIIESPSNIDIDDAWHSQLAEGTNSTRKVASMCNGGSHDARHFKVSSERLSHFEESRSQTMTAVEDIYEDLQDVRPPSPFFYSTSTDHVASATSRYFATDVSCHEESHGVHGFSLEQDTDEKLLQRAKEVDACFMVPPVENSKFKTLRDKRLDSTEMLQLIQDLTEDRKRLASELSSQIKARLTERFASREEYKRSKLELQTRTRRLEKEKIDIQSTLERELDRRSNDWSVKLERFQSEEQRLRERVRELAEQNVSFQREITSLESYKVDATSRIKSLELQNKHLDNELQKIKDDCDNLHKSLVESHDNLAQATEERDKVREFLRDKEEGNKVSRKIIARLQRASNEQEKTITGLRQGFSTELEKRAAGNSDITNRMQMELNRLTGVEQNLRKEIQSCTLEMESLRQENVGILNRLQRSEDGAIFPTIRLDQELHARVDSLQTQALSLLDDASQLCAKLLELIKSKSRENINDVHALVDIEHTLKYQSMKGGIENVKQSLHTIKSLLMEKQNKEETRQSAGDCLLGQEKLSWDCIEIKLREEAMISRVLKEKLLSKELHIEQLQSDLAASHRIQDVLQNEIQRVQDELRCLTHKSKHLEVQVWKKDGTISQIEQDYQESAKELTALRCMLKTVNDERDVSWQESEQLRRTVNGLQNEVASLKQKITSLNEDILLKESEILLREGEISILQDSIDKPFDIICSPQSMKQFGME
- the LOC117838766 gene encoding tRNA-specific adenosine deaminase TAD2, with the protein product MAAAVAFMERALEQAKFALDNLEVPVGCVIVEDGKLISSGSNRTNATRNATRHAEMEAIDVLLQEWQRMGFDQAQVAEKFAGCDLFVTCEPCIMCATALSILGIREVYFGCANDKFGGCGSIMSLHKGSTSDDLSGSQPPKPKGFKCTGGIMAEEAVALFRCFYEQGNPNAPRPHRPVRIPQQ